The genomic interval ACGCCTCCGGCATGCCCAAGCTGCCGCGGAGTCAGTTGGCGTATGCCCGCACCGCGCCCGCTTTCACGCGCGCGATGGCCAGCGCCAGCCTATCTGGTTCATTGGCCCCCGAGGGCAGCACGGCAGCGTGGGGCACCGCGGTTCGTTCAGGCCAAACGTTGACAGGCATCGTGCGCGAGCAAATGGCTGCGCGCGGCGTGAACATTTCGAACAACGAAGCCATGCGCTTGGCGCAAACCGTGGCGCGTTCGAACAACATCGCCAACCCCAACATGATTCACCCAGGTCAGCAGCTGAACCTGGACAGTTTGAATTTTTCTTTGCAACAAGCGCAAGCGGTGAACCAAGCCATTGCGGCCAACAAAGCCGCCGCAGCTTCGGCGGCAGCCCCCGCGGTCACGCCTGCCGCCAACGTCAACACCTTGAACACCAACACAGCCTTGGGCAGTGCCACCTTGGCAGGCACTGCCCAAGTGCAGTTGCTCACGCGCTCAGACCGCAGTGGCAATGTGGTGCTGGAAAAAACCATCGATCGCGCGATTGAAAAGGGCTTCATCCCCGCGCAAGACAAACAAGCGGTGATGAACAAGATTGTTCAGCTCTCGCAAGAGCACCGCTTTGCCCCCGATGACTTTGCTCGCCTCACCTTGATGGAGAGCGATGGCATGAACCCCAAAGCCTCTAACAGCCGTTGTCACGGCATCATCCAGTTTTGTGATGGCCCTGACCGCGGCGCAGCCAGCGCAGGTTTTGGTGCCAATCCCAAAGCCATTCTGGGCCACAGCGTGTTGCAGCAACTCGACATGGTGGGCAAGTATTTTGATGACACGGGCTTGAAGAACTTTGGCCCCGTGGGTTTGGATGATCTGTACTTAACCGTGCTCACCCCAGCCGCGCGTAACGAAACGCGTCCCAACGCTGCCTTGAACATTCCGGGTCAGCAAGCGGCTTATTTGCATGTGAACCGCGACATGCGTGCGCCCATCACGCGCAATTCCATCTTGGCGGGTTTGCATCAAAACGCCAATGAACGTTTGGGGACGGAAGTGGCGCAACGCCCCTCCATGCAGGCGGCTCGCTTGAGCGCCTATGCCGCACAAGCGGCTGTGACGGAAGCTCGCTAACTTCACGTCAGCGGCAAACATTTGCCGCTCAAACCGTCAAAACCACCGTGGCACGGCTCTTGCATTAATCGACACGAGGTCTCACAACTTGAGGCCATGTGTCAATAAACAGGAGTCTTGTTATGGACGTTTTTAAATCAGCCTTTGGAATTCACGAGCGTGCGCTTGGCGTGAGAAGCCAACGCATGGAAGTGCTGGCGCGCAACATCGCCAACGCCGACACGCCTAACTACAAAGCACAAGACGTTGATTTCAAGGCGATGCTCAAAGAAGCCAAGACTGAATATCTGACGGCCACCAACGACAAGCACTACGCCGGTCTGCAAGAAGCGCAAGACAACGGCATGCGTTTTCGCACACCGTTCAACAGCTCATTCGACGGCAACACCGTGGAGATGAACGTGGAACAAGCCCAATACGGTAAAGCCGCTGGTGAATACCAAGCGACTTTGCAATTCTTAGAAAACCGCATCAGCGGTCTTCGTAAAGCCATGCGCGGGGAGTAATAGACCATGCAACTCGACAACGTTTTTGGTATTGCAGGCACCGCGCTGAACGCGCAGTCCATTCGCATGAACACCACAGCTTCCAACTTGGCCAACGCCAACTCGGTCGCGGGTTCAGAGGAAGAGGCCTACCGCGGCCGTCGTCCCTTGTTCAAAGCTTTGATGGACCAAGAAATGACACACGCAGGCGCTCAGTTCGTCGGTGGCGTCAAGGTGGACCGCATCGTCAACGACCCCGCACCCATTCGCAAGACGTGGGAGCCAGGTAACCCACTCGCCGACAAAGAAGGCTATGTCTTTCACTCCAACGTGAACGAAATGTCTGAGATGGTCGACATGATGGCCGCTTCGCGGTCTTACCAAAACAACGTCGAAGTGGTGAACACCGCACGTCAATTGATGATGCGCACCCTTGAAATCACCAAGAGCTAATCATCATGGCAACTACAGCAACCTCCACCCTGCCTAGTGGCATCGTCAAGTACGAAGACTACCAAGCGCAACAAAAAGCCACGCCCACGAACACCAACATGGGCCAGACGGAATTTTTGACACTCTTCACCACACAGTTGAAGAACCAAAACCCGTTGGACCCTGTCAAGAACGAAGCCTTCGTGGCCCAGCTCGCGCAGTTCTCACAACTCGAAGCCACCACGGCCATGAAAACCAGCATGCAGAACTTGGTCTCTAGCTTGGCCAATGACCGTTTGCTGGGTGCCACTTCCTTGATTGGCAAAACCGTTGGCGTGCCCGATGGTCCTGTGGCCGTCACGGACACCACCGTGTCGCAAGGCGTGGTCAATGCACCCACGGGCGCAGACGGTATCAAGGTTGAAATCTTCAATGACAAAGGCATCTTGGTGCGCACCCAAATCTTGGGCCCACAGCCTGTGGGCGACGTCACCATTGCGTGGGACGGCATGAACGACGGCGGCACCGCAGTGCCCAACGGCAACTACCGCTATGTGGCCTCGGTCAACAGCAACGGCACCGTCACCAAACCCACGGTCAACACCTACGCGCAAGTGACCGGTGTGACCAGCGCAGGCACCGCCGACGGCACCATGTTGCTCGAAGTCGCCGGTGGCAAGACAGTCAATTTGACTGATGTGAAACGCATCAGCTACTAATTTCAAGAATTCAAGAATTTCTCTCAGGAGCTAAAGCACCATGTCTTTTTATACCTCTCTCACTGGTTTGAATGCCGCCACCGCACAGCTGGGCGTGACGTCCAACAACATTGCCAACGTGAGCACGACAGGCTTTAAGCGCAGCCGTACCGACTTTGGCGACATTTTTGCGACATCCCCTTTGCAAAAAGCATCGGCCACGATTGGTCAAGGTGTGTCCTTGAAACGCGTGGTGCAAGAGTTTGGTCAGGGCAACATGATGTTCTCGTCCAACACCTTGGACTTGGCGATCAGTGGTGACGGTTTCTTCCCGCTCAAGTCGCAAGACGGTTTCCAAGACATCTTCACGCGTAACGGTGTGTTCATGATGAACGACCAATACAACGTAGTGAACTCCGCAGGTCAGCGTTTGATGGCGGCGTCAGTTGACTCGTCCGGCAAAGCGAACTTGGATGACATGAACGTGTTGACCATCCCGCAAAAAACCACCGGCATGGCCAAACAAACCAGCAAGGTGTCTTTGGGCTTGAACTTTCCTGCGGATGCCGAGGTGAT from Limnohabitans curvus carries:
- a CDS encoding LysM peptidoglycan-binding domain-containing protein, with the translated sequence MRLDPSYNPQVNTTDASGMPKLPRSQLAYARTAPAFTRAMASASLSGSLAPEGSTAAWGTAVRSGQTLTGIVREQMAARGVNISNNEAMRLAQTVARSNNIANPNMIHPGQQLNLDSLNFSLQQAQAVNQAIAANKAAAASAAAPAVTPAANVNTLNTNTALGSATLAGTAQVQLLTRSDRSGNVVLEKTIDRAIEKGFIPAQDKQAVMNKIVQLSQEHRFAPDDFARLTLMESDGMNPKASNSRCHGIIQFCDGPDRGAASAGFGANPKAILGHSVLQQLDMVGKYFDDTGLKNFGPVGLDDLYLTVLTPAARNETRPNAALNIPGQQAAYLHVNRDMRAPITRNSILAGLHQNANERLGTEVAQRPSMQAARLSAYAAQAAVTEAR
- the flgC gene encoding flagellar basal body rod protein FlgC — its product is MQLDNVFGIAGTALNAQSIRMNTTASNLANANSVAGSEEEAYRGRRPLFKALMDQEMTHAGAQFVGGVKVDRIVNDPAPIRKTWEPGNPLADKEGYVFHSNVNEMSEMVDMMAASRSYQNNVEVVNTARQLMMRTLEITKS
- the flgB gene encoding flagellar basal body rod protein FlgB — translated: MDVFKSAFGIHERALGVRSQRMEVLARNIANADTPNYKAQDVDFKAMLKEAKTEYLTATNDKHYAGLQEAQDNGMRFRTPFNSSFDGNTVEMNVEQAQYGKAAGEYQATLQFLENRISGLRKAMRGE
- a CDS encoding flagellar hook assembly protein FlgD; this translates as MATTATSTLPSGIVKYEDYQAQQKATPTNTNMGQTEFLTLFTTQLKNQNPLDPVKNEAFVAQLAQFSQLEATTAMKTSMQNLVSSLANDRLLGATSLIGKTVGVPDGPVAVTDTTVSQGVVNAPTGADGIKVEIFNDKGILVRTQILGPQPVGDVTIAWDGMNDGGTAVPNGNYRYVASVNSNGTVTKPTVNTYAQVTGVTSAGTADGTMLLEVAGGKTVNLTDVKRISY